From Anopheles arabiensis isolate DONGOLA chromosome 3, AaraD3, whole genome shotgun sequence, a single genomic window includes:
- the LOC120900796 gene encoding uncharacterized protein LOC120900796, translating into MANLRDITAKKYARPTINVAIHPNPGTPPTGAGPSADGTDYRSIFFNEISQIMRGYGDCEKPLRESVLLVEKIVLQQLRGIMQEAIDHAMSRPNSPTLSRRDFEYIMRKNQVRVARLQKYFRDMALMKKRLKDLCGGRYPHLNLGPSSETSDDDSDREAPEKYDEEKARRLFRADRISQILTGRQYEEYIAARRTSFMHRNTEVMKSRMRQWLNIPEDVNITQSCLLTLAYLAHETIAVLVDFCILTRLNTANRTVDPYSRVTPSGKSYNMLHACPEVSQGRGLDGVKPITPQEITEAMRRHRQMAMRSSGRYRNALNFKPPYLAM; encoded by the exons CGGGCGCGGGCCCATCCGCCGACGGTACCGACTACAGGTCCATCTTTTTCAACGAAATCTCACAAATCATGCGCGGGTACGGCGATTGCGAGAAGCCGCTCCGCGAGTCGGTCCTGCTGGTCGAGAAGAtagtgctgcagcagctgcgcgGCATCATGCAGGAAGCGATCGATCACGCCATGTCACGCCCGAACTCACCGACCCTGTCCCGGCGCGACTTTGAGTACATTATGCGCAAAAATCAGGTGCGCGTGGCGCGCCTGCAGAAGTACTTCCGCGACATGGCGCTGATGAAGAAGCGGCTAAAGGATCTGTGCGGTGGTCGCTATCCGCACCTGAACCTTGGCCCGAGCTCGGAAACGTCCGACGACGATTCGGATCGCGAGGCGCCCGAAAAGTATGACGAGGAAAAGGCGCGCCGGCTGTTCCGGGCGGACCGGATCTCGCAGATCCTCACCGGGCGGCAGTACGAGGAGTACATAGCGGCCCGCCGCACCTCCTTCATGCACCGGAACACGGAGGTGATGAAGAGCCGGATGCGCCAGTGGTTAAACATACCGGAGGATGTGAACATTACGCAGAGCTGCCTGCTCACGTTGGCGTACCTGGCGCACGAAACGATCGCCGTGCTGGTGGACTTTTGCATCCTGACGCGGCTCAACACGGCCAACCGGACGGTGGATCCGTACAGCCGGGTTACCCCTTCCG GCAAATCGTACAACATGCTGCACGCCTGCCCGGAAGTTTCGCAAGGCCGCGGGCTGGACGGCGTGAAACCGATCACGCCGCAGGAAATTACCGAAGCGATGCGACGACACCGCCAGATGGCCATGCGCAGCTCGGGTCGGTACCGAAATGCGCTCAACTTCAAACCACCCTACCTAGCGATGTAA